tggGTTCCCGCATTGCACGTCATACGACGCCGCCCCAGAACGAGAGTGCATCCTGCCCACCGTCTTTTTACTATAgagaggaagtggttaaaggaatttcgTATTATTAATGGTTTACGTTAGGCATTAATAAAGTCATAGATTCCTGTAAAAGGGTGTTaaaaaataatggcccggattcacaaagcacttatgccgacgtaagtgtaaatgtgtaaatgtgcgccgtcgtatctgtgcgccgtgcccacagaactagatacgcctgaaaataggcttcttccgaccgacgtaagtttcctacgctgtcgtatcttgggcgcatatttacgctggccgcaaggggcgctcccattgatttacgattcaaataggcaaatgagtgagatacgccgattcacgaacgtacttgcgtccggcgcattaatatacgcggtttacctaagtcgtacgtccggcgtaaagttacaactcatatagcaggtgtaagtcaacaccctcaatgcaaatggctgcaccagggaacacagccgtcgttttttacgtcgtttacgtagtacgtgaatagggctgggcgtatgttacgttcacgtcgtaggcagtgattcggcgtatcttagggagtattttcgacgtgattctgagcatgcgcactgggatgcgtccacgggacggcgcatgcgccgttcgttcggcccatcatttgcatggggtcacgcttcatttaaatggatcacgcccacttccacctactttgaattaggctggcttacgcctacgaatttacgttacgcaacgttgggagcaagtgctttgtgaatactgtgctcgccgctctgcattacgtcggcgtagcgtatattcgatacgctacgccggtataactatgcgccgctgtatgtgaatccgggtgggagggcgggaagtggttaaaggaatttggTATTATTAATGGTTTACGTTAGGCATTATTAAAGTCATAGATTCCTGTAAaagggtgttaaaaaaataaagtgtattgGTACATGCCCCCCAGAGCAGTGTTAGCCCCCCATGCTCTTTTTAGCAATAACTtaggcatattagcctttaagatAAGGATACTTGATTTGGCAGATTCGGCTCCCAATGACTTCAATGGGGATTGGATTCAGCAGCTGAATGTATCACATTTTTGCTGAGATACGTTCAACTCATTCGTAATGCATACAAATACGGTTATTGACAGAGTGGGCAAGGGAACCTGAAAAAAACGTAAGGCTGTATGCTTTACTAATctattttctggggggggggggaagttagGCGCTGACCCAGAACAACAATGTACAGTCGATTGGAGTTCTGACTTCACCTCACCAAACTGGTTATTGTATGCTTGTTCATAGTCAGCGACCGTGAAAAGCATTAAAGCCAGAGACAGCCAAGCAACAAGCAGAAGAAGGTTCAAatccttaaaaaatatttttttactgacaTAAAAAGCATACGGCTGTACTGGGACTGACACAGTGAGAAGTAAGAAGGTGCCTGCCCTCTTGTGGAAGAACTTTGTACATCACccatcccagatgacattgcaggGAAAGGTGGGGTTTAGCCGTCATTCTGATCACAGAGCCATagtacttcctggttgtctgtgcaCAATGTTTTGTTTGGTAACTAAGGACCATGTGACGTACAGCGCAGTAAATAGGTGAGTCACAGTGACTTCAACTCCAGTACAAAGTATCAGATCAGAAggtgtggggaagaagcacaggaGGAAGCTTCAGAAATCTCTCTAAATCAGTGGCTCCTGGTGAGTTTTAAAAAGGGTTGTTGTTATGAAATGATAGATGATATCAACATGACAGAAATGGTGATCTTAAAGGTGCCCCTGGGCTCACCATACACCTTACAGTCTCGTtgtccttgaggctgggttcacaacattgcgaattggatgcggagaacaGGAGATTTTGACTGGTTCTCTATGGCGTGGGGTCTCCAaatttttcaaacaaagggccactttattgcccttcagactttaggagggccggattggggccagcaagggaagaaaatgtcacgggcctggcatcagtgagaacatatatggcctcagggttggtggtcaataggaagaggagtattccccctattagtaggaggagtagtatcccatcattggtatcagtggataatatagtgccccattgttggtgtcaatgggaggaatagtgcctcatgtcagtgagaggaattgtgccccaagggccggaatggctggcaaagggccacatctggccctcgggccgcagtttggagaccccctgctgtatggagtcggttcacatatctccgctgcggctccggtgtgaatttgcacaggggtcctgtgcgtcttttggtcctttTCAGGTCCAagttcagccaaaaatttgggctgaaatcgaacagggacacaccggacccctgctgggagccgcatcaGTATTAGGGGTGaccatgtgaacccagccttggatctaccaacaactatgtagtAGGTTTGCCACCTCAtctctttaaacctgaacacattaaTTAAACAGGTTCTGattctaatttaatgcaggtgagGCACTAAGGCTGTCCTTACATTATTCAATTctcttgtacaactttcctttatGCCAAAACCTTATAATAGGTggtcaaacctaaacattttCAATATGTATGCAatcatactgtatttatcggcgtatatcgcgcacttttttgccctgaaaatcagggcaaaatcgtgggtgcgcaatatacgccgatacccgcgccgtgtttgaatgcctgcgccaacatataccgagcgcagtacactcgggtacattcggccaggctcggcttcactcgtagtcatgctctgtgacgtttatgcatgagaagccgagcctggccgaatatacccgagtgtactgcgctcggaatacgtcggcggaggcttcatactgagcgcaggaagcggggattcgacatgaagacagcgcgggagaagccgggaggacaccaccaaggccgcagatggacgccggaccggacaaggccgccgatggacgccgggcaagacaccaaacctgtaagtagtaaaatgtaataaaatgttttttttacaggaaaaacgggccaaaattaggggtgcgccctatacgccggagcgcgcaataccccgataaatatggtagttgAAGCTAAATGTCAAGAAAATTGtacggtgtatggccagctttagtgagTTTATTTACCACATTAATCAGCCACAGAGTCTGTGTAATTAAAgtggttgctgcacagatgtctatacaaatcaAACTccaaagttgccaaaagtagtacaggaactacttttgggaatcggtgcagtcCTGCAAAGTCGGAGTCGCACTGGACGGTGCCATTGTCGTCAACagccgccgatttggcatgcgatttgaggtgttaaatcacatgccaaatcgcTGCAATGCGAACCTAGGCTGAATGACCGGTTAGTGTAGTTTGCCATAAAGTTTTTACAAAGATTACAGTACACCTTTGTCAAAGAATGTATCCACTCTTCTCTGCAGAGTGAATGAGCCCTCTTTATTTGGGTATTATCCAGGACCACCATCTGCTTCAGTGCAATTCTATACTTTGTgcacaaatgtctgacacagacCAACCCCCTGCTGCAGCCTCTCACATCGTGGCTTGCTACAACATTATAATAATGTACAGTAGTCTGATCACTGATAAATGGAGGAGGGGTGGCTAAGAAAATGCTTTCTCCTACCTACAAAATGatcttaaagcggtattaaaccccaaaccaaaatgtagtaaattgcagcttaccaatcattagatatggtggctacatttgttttattttctttggctttttcccTGTGTTTTCAccatggtgatctggccagtaacacagctTCTGTATTagcgtgcccccactctggatgaaggagacaGAAACACCTTCAGACAGCAGTATTGACAGTTTGTTTTGAGGGgagtgtaaggccttgtacacacgggcaaacatgtacgatgaaaacggtccgccggaccgttttcagcgtacatgtctgcccggggatttctgtatgatggctgtactcaccatcatacagaaatccgcgcgtactcgatacgcggcgacgatgacgcagcgacgtgcgcggccctgccagttcaatgcttccacgcatgcgttgaagtcattcgacgcatgcgagggatggcggccgctcggacatgtacggtagatctgtacagacgaccgaacatgtccgagcggacaggattccagtgggctgtttctaaacaagtttggaaatatttgcccactgGAAAAAggtccggcgggcaaatgtatgctggaatcctgtccgctcggctgtacagacgaccgaacatgtctgctgaaactggtccgcggacctttttcagcagacatgttcggtcgtctgtacggggccttagatgtatTAGTATGTAGCAGGGAGCAGGCTATCTTACTTGCAGTATCAAAAGACACTGAAACATTGTTGCAATGACACTGTTTCCCTCTAGTGCCAGCTAAGACTCTGTCATCACATCCTTTAAGCAGAGTGATTTCCATCAGGGAGCAAAGCATAAAGGGAATTGCAGTTCCAGGACTTAAGTTTCACATTTGGATTTAACTGTATGGAACTACAAAAGACCAGCATGTTCTAAGGGCAGGAAAGGAGAGACTCCATTTTGATTCAGGCCTACTCCGGCAGTCAGGACATCCAGCCTGAGAGAGGGGGATCCTGTTGGTGAAGTGTGAGCTGACTAGTTGGGTTGCCAGGAGAGCCTACTGTTCCAGGACGTTCGTTTGGGCCTTGACCGCAGGGTTGGGAGAGGGGCTTTTGCCCATTTGCAGGAAACAGGGACATTGCACCACAGAAGTTAaatggacactgtatacagacatcattgctGATAGTCATCTTGCTGACACTTGTAGTACCACAGGGCTAAAGGATAAGGCCATCCATTTCCagggacactgtatacagacaccattgTCCTTTCACCTTGCTGAGAAAGATCCTGCCTTCTTCACTTCATCATCAGGGCATGATGTGTTATTTGGCCCTGCTATTCAGGAGTTGAATTGCACCAACGAAAGTGGCTAGCTGAAGACACACAGTTTTATcttttcttcaaaaagactgaagCTACTAGTGCCATACGGATCCATATATTCAGAGCTCTGTATATGCAGTGGGTGTGTGGGACAGTTTATCTAGGAAGTTAAGCCATTACATTTTGATTTGAATAAAGTGTTTAAagttgggcctgtggtgtcaggggacagaaGAGAGAGGCCTGACAAAAAGAGGGtaattcctctgctctcctcctgcctggactcaacctaactaagacccctttcacactgaaggcgttttagcactaaaaatagcacctgtaaagtgcctgaaaaacgccttccaTGCCATcccagtgctttcacactggggcggtgcatgtgcaggacgttagaaaaagtcatgcaagcagcgtctttggggcggtttgggagcgacGCTTtcaaaatgcccctgcccattgacgtGAACGCATgacggcgcttttaaccctttcttcggacgctagtgggggttaaaagcaccctgctagcagccaaaaaaaattTCTTTCAGCTAACGTGGCCCAAATTTTGGAACTAAGTTGCTGGCAATGAAAACGTCTTCGGTTCTTTTACATGCTaccaaaatcttaaaaaaaaaaaaaaaaattccaataaaatgttGGGCTGGCTTTAACAATTTTTTAGTATAATGTTTCATTttcctttaaaaagaaaatactcaTATTTGACCAGAATTTATTTGCGATGTTACAGTCCTAATTTGGGCtttaatttttgtgtttttattttgtcttGTTTTTTAGAGACCTTCACTAAAAATGGAGGGAAGTGATTGTGATGCTGATGCCAAAATGGAAGAAGAGACCTCACAGAATGAAACAGAAGAACCTGAAAAGGAGTCATCTGATGACACAGTATGCCAATTTTTTCTTGCAGGAACATGTAGATTTGGCGACAGATGCCGAAACACTCATATCGCTGCATCTGATGCTTCTGAACAACCTACTGCTAATAAAGACAACGTAAGCAAAGACAAGAGCCACAGTAAACGAATAGGAAAAAAGCCTCCTATGAAGAcagccagtgatgtcatctcCAGAATCCAATGGGACCCACATTTACCCAAGGAGCATTTTTTAATTGGTTATCTTGATAGATTTGTGGGGGTAATTGAAAAACCATTCTCAGAGTTTTGTTGGGAAGATTTAGCTTCAGCTGGGATAGATGTCCTTGCCATACCTAAACACCGCATCCAGTACTTTAAATATCAAGAACTGGTGGTCTGGGACAAAACGAATCGCACAGATAATGTGTTTGGTTCAACAGGAAGCGGATTGACAATCTTAGACGTAATTGCACAGCACGAAACTCTGGTACAAACAGAACAGAATGATAAGGAAGAGATGAAACAAGTGGCCCTTGATTTGTCGGATGAAGAAGAAGACTGCGAGAATAGTACCCAAGATTATCATTTGCAGAAACAAAGCACTAAAAAAGTAAGGCCTACTCACTTTATAGCAGTCCGTATTAGCAGCGAAGAAGTGAGAAGCACTGTAAAAGAGGTACAAGATGTTCTGATAAAACATAACACAGAAATAGCACCATTCCTTACTCCTCTGCCAGAACTTCATTTAACATTGTGCCTTTTGCATTTGGTCACTTCAGATGAAATGGAAATTGTTCATACTGTCCTTCAAGAAATTAGGACTGAAATTCAGAGGATCCTTTCTCCAAGCTTCATTTTAAGCTTCGATGGACTGAAAGATTTTCATTCACGTGTGCTCTATTTGGCACCCATGTTTGTACCAGGACTGTCAAGCTTTGTGGAAAATCTAAACCAAAGGTTTCGCAGCAATGGCTTAGTAGTCATAGATCCACCAACTCCCTCCAGCTTCCATCTGACCATAGCTAAAGTACCTAGAAGTTTGGCCAGTAAAAATCCCAGCCTCCGTTTCCTACCAGAGGTTTACAACAATATCCAGATTACTCATTTCGGGGCACAACATATTGACACCGTTAGCTTTTGCCATGCCAGGAGTTCAAGATGTACTGATGGATTTTATACAACACTTCTAGAACTGCCACTGTACTAATACATATGGCTGTACACTAAACAATCTGGCTAATTTGTTTTATAAAAGAATAACAGAAAAGTCTGTTGGGAGCAGCAACCAATTGGTTTCCAGCTGTTCTTTTTAGAATAAAAAATGGAGATCTGCTTTGGATAATAGTCTTATTTTCTTTTACTCCTAGGTGTTCAAAATAAAAAGCCTCTGATTCTGACAACTGTGCAATAAATGTTAAAACCTTACAATTGGTAAcaaattaaatgttttcttccatTATTGTTTATTAAATGTTTCTAAAGAAATTCTGACCAAATTGCAGACAATGCATAAATATATAGACTACTTAAAAAGGTAAAAACTCCAAGACACAAAATTTCTCCAAAATATATGTAGAAAAATAAGGcaaactcacttatccatgtctttatggatcttgctttgtttgACTGGTGCACAGTATTTCTGCTCATGGATATGAACTTTGCTTGATGCAATTGATAATCACATAAAGCAcatacagggccggccctatgatgggaccgggtggtaccatgggtaccaggtggCACTTTAAGGGGGGCGGCAGACGCCCACCCgctccgctgcctgtgaggagcgcGGCGTGGGGCTGCCAGCgtgctctcctccctcctcctcctctccttgtccgtAGGCGGCTCTCTCCTCCGGTCACCGCAGCCACTGGAGTTTCCTGTCGATGTCcatcccccctcctgtcacaggaGGAGAGCGGAACACCCGAAGATCAGAGCGGCTGTCTCTGTGTGCAGAGAGAACAGCAGGGGGGGGCGGTCCTTGCAGTGCCGTGCCTGAAGTGTTCCAGTTCTCCTCTTTGTGTCCAACTCCTGCCTGCTGCCCAAGCCTGACATGACATGCTCTTTTCTCCACTGTCCTGTCCCCTCCAGCCGCCGCCTGGGTGTTTTTAGTTAGCCTGATGGCGGGGGTGGTGTGTccaaggggggtgtctgtactaattgAGGGCGGTGGTTTGTccaaggggggtgtctgtactagttgaggggggtggtttgtcgagggggttctgtactaatggaggggggtggtttgttggGGGGCATCTGTACTAATGATGGAGGGGGGTTGTTTTCCTGGGAGGGTCtgcactaatggagggggtggtttgttctggggggtctgtactaatggagggggggtggtttgtccaaggggggtgtctgtactaatggaggggggtggtttgtccaaggggggtgtctgtactaattgAGAGGGGATGGTTTGtcaagggggtctgtactaatggagacgGGTGGTTTGTCCAGTGGGGGTgtctactaatggagggggagtgGTTTgtcgaggggggtctgtactaatgatggagggggtggttttcctagggggggtctgcactaatggaggggggtggtttgtggggggtctgtactaatggaggggggtggtttgtcctggggggtctgtactaaaggAGGGGGGTTTGttcaggggggtctgtactaatggaggggggcttTGTTCttgaggggtctgtactaaaggagggggggtttgttctggggggtctgtactaatgaaggggggtggtttgtccgggGGGCTGCACTAATGGAGGGCGgctttgttttggggggggtctgtactaaaggagggggggtttgttctgggggggtctgtactaatggaggggggcttTGTtcttggggggtctgtactaaaggaggggggtttgttctgggggggtatgtactaatgaagggggtggtttgtccggggggctgtactaatggaggggggtttgttctggggggtctgtactaatggagggggctttgttctggggggtctgtactaaaggAGGGGGGTTTGttcaggggggtctgtactaatggaggggggcttTGTtcttggggggtctgtactaaaggaggggggtttgttctgggggggtctgtactaatgaaggggggtggtttgtctggggggctgtactaatggaggggggcttTGTTCTGGGGGgagctgtactaatggaggggggtggtttgttctggggggtctgtactaatggaggggggtggtttgttctggggggtctgtactaatggagggggggtgattTGTCCTGGGGGAgtgtgtactaatggaggggggtgtttTGTCCTGGGGGAgtgtgtactaatggaggggggtggtttgttctggggggtctgtactaatggagggggggtggtttgttctggggggtctgtactaatggagggggggtggtttgttctgggggtctgcactaatggaggggtggtggtttgtcctggtggtctgtactaatggaggggggtttgttctgatgtggcaagtgacaatccgcaatgtgtggcaggtgacaacccgcatctggtggtggagtctgaagcaaaactgtaagtacaaacacacatcacAAGTTGTATGAGACATGAGAGCCTGAGAGAGACGAGACTTGCCTTGCCCAGCCCTGAtcatccacttaaggaccgaaagGATTTGCCcacttaatgaccgggccattttttgcaatacggcactgtgtcgcttaaactgactattgcgcggtcgtgcggcattgtacccaaataaaattgatgtccttttttccccacaaatagagctttcttttggtgatatttgatcacctctgcggtttttattgtttgtgctataaacaacaacaaaaatgacaatttaaaaaaatatatatatatatttttaactttttgctataataaatatccccaaaatttataaaaaaaaaaaaattcttcagtttaggccgatatgtattcttctacatatttttggtaccaaaaaaaaacacaattagcatacattgattagtttgcgcaaaagacattgtggctgccggcaattcacaggtccctttatactgcTGGATACatatagagccctgacaggtccttttatatgcctatatgcatgtatagagccatgacaggtgctctttatactcctatacatgtatagagccatgacgggtcccctttagttatcatgatgtaaaataatgaatgtggggccttttggttggcgtgattttcttttggggggggggggggcagcatttcattcttggccccaggcagcacaatgtcttgggccagcactGGGCACATaccatatttcttttttttcatatatcatttttttgattGCTGCTCAAAAGCAGTGCATATTGGGTGAACATAGAGTGTAACTTATGCACTCATTCAATATTAGTCTCAAGTGATTGAGGCTATCAATTTCACATATTGTTATGTATACAATAGTcactttttgtttaatttattgcgctatacactttaaccagttaacaaccgccctatagacgatatacgtctacaaggcggttgcttaactctgggaggacgtccatggacgtcctcccagaattgcgctcccgcgcgccctctggggcgcgcacacgggaatgtccgtgatccCCGGTTCCGCATCACGGAAAATCGGTAAtatcggcggtttaccacgtgatcgctccgtccaatgacggagcgatcactagtaaacagtgatgacgccggttcctcccctctctgtaccgaatggtacagtgtgagaggagagagggggggagagagcggaagcagcacgagtgctgtcacatgcagtcacagatccagccagccatccatccctgctcagccatcccatacccatactgtgcaatatacAATACACATACTGTGCaaaaccccacaatactctgcaataccccacactactctgcaataccccacaataccctgcaacgtcgcctatggggatttttaagtagcaaagtttggcgccattccacgagcgtgtgcaattttgaagggtgacatgttgggtatctatttactcggcgtaacttcatctttcacatttatgcaaaagaatgaaaaaaaaatactaaatttgctaaattttttaatttataaacaaaaaatcattttttttacagaattttcagtctttttttctcttatagcgcaaaaaataaaaaacccaacagtgattaaataccaccaaaagaaagctctatttgtgtgaaaaaaaggacgaaaatttcatttgggtacagtgttgtatgactcagtaattgtcattcaaattgtgagagtaccgaaagctgaaaattggtctggttattaagtgggtttacgtgcccagtgatcaagtggttaaacacacagaAGTTCTTAGCCATcaataaggctaggttcacatccatACAGAAAAACGCACTGGATGTATGCAGGCACCATTAATCTTAATGGCACATGCAATGGAAATCATACCCACACTGGGAATCGCACTGCACTTGTGGTTCCTGTGCAGGCTGCATTTTCTAAAAAGGGACCTTTTACCTGTGTTTCAGGAGGCACGGCAGCCCCTTAAAATGAACAAGAGCCTTTGCAGAGCCACATGTGTGTTAACCCagcctgaaatatttttttaataccatTGACATGTCATAAATTTGT
This sequence is a window from Rana temporaria chromosome 10, aRanTem1.1, whole genome shotgun sequence. Protein-coding genes within it:
- the LENG9 gene encoding leukocyte receptor cluster member 9; amino-acid sequence: MEGSDCDADAKMEEETSQNETEEPEKESSDDTVCQFFLAGTCRFGDRCRNTHIAASDASEQPTANKDNVSKDKSHSKRIGKKPPMKTASDVISRIQWDPHLPKEHFLIGYLDRFVGVIEKPFSEFCWEDLASAGIDVLAIPKHRIQYFKYQELVVWDKTNRTDNVFGSTGSGLTILDVIAQHETLVQTEQNDKEEMKQVALDLSDEEEDCENSTQDYHLQKQSTKKVRPTHFIAVRISSEEVRSTVKEVQDVLIKHNTEIAPFLTPLPELHLTLCLLHLVTSDEMEIVHTVLQEIRTEIQRILSPSFILSFDGLKDFHSRVLYLAPMFVPGLSSFVENLNQRFRSNGLVVIDPPTPSSFHLTIAKVPRSLASKNPSLRFLPEVYNNIQITHFGAQHIDTVSFCHARSSRCTDGFYTTLLELPLY